In Papaver somniferum cultivar HN1 chromosome 9, ASM357369v1, whole genome shotgun sequence, the genomic stretch TCATAATTGAATGAAATCTAGTTTATTCTTTTTTGGATTAAACCGtgtattagggtttgttggaTTTTGGAAGTCTTCCCCACCACATATAGGGATACGTTATTCTATCTTATCATAATTTCTTGCCATAGTTACCTACTGTTTCCCCTTAACACCTGGTGGATTTATACCTAAAGTTTCACCTAATTGACACAGCTAATCTTTTGTTAGAAGATTATGTTAGGCAATAGGAATAGCTTGGTCAATGTTGAACTTTTGTTCATTGAGAACTTAAAGGATAACAATCTTTGGTTCAATTATAGAGATATAGAAGAACAACGCACAATGCTAGCATTAGTCGTAGTTGAATTTCGTTTTAGGAATCCATATATGGAGTGTTTCTTACCTTTACCAACTTTGTCCTTCCTGTTTGTTACAACGCGGATGACCTTTTGATCCAATGTAATTCTAGCAGTGAACATGGCTTTTAAGAATCTGTATCAAGTGGAGAACCTCCTGAGCATCAATATATATGGAACTTAAATAAATATTAGGTGATACTAAAAGTAGGACCTTCTAGAGATATAAGTAACAAATGCTGGGTTACGTCAAACCCAGGGGGATAGAGTTCCTGGTGTTCTCACTTATGAGTAATTGTGTCACTTTTAATAAAACATAGATTAGGTGTTATTCTTCATCTGGTTCTTGTTTTGTTTGTCTATTTCCGCTACGATATCATTTTGACTCTTGTCTCAAACTATTACTGTCATTACACACTTTGGGTGTGATTTATTAATTCAGCTGGTTACAATCTCATGAAAAATTCAGGACCCTGCGAGGTGCATCATGAAGAGGATAATGCCCTCCCTGAGAATAAACAAAAAAGGAAGTTCAAGACTCCAGCACAGCTTGAAGCTCTGGAGAACTTCTACACGGGTAAAATtgtcctcttctcatatcttaatCTTCTTTTGTTATTAATATGTTTCTTACCCgaatgatttagagaaatatattctTTTATCCCCTCAGAGCATACATATCCCAATGAAAAAATGAAAGCGGATTTTGCAAAGAAGGTAGGATTATCTGAAAAGCAAGTCTCCGGATGGTTTTGTCATAGAAGATTGAAAGATAAAAGGCTATTGAAAGAAGCTTCTGCAAACGGAAAGCAAGATCTATCAAGTGGTGTTATACAGGATCGTGGCAGTGGCCTCAAGCAAGATTCATGTAGCAGTAACAAACAAGGGAGTTATAGATATTTTGATCTTAAAGAGGTCGAGAGTCGGAGATTTGATGGCCCAGACTATGCAACTCCAGACCGTCCTTACAGCAAAAGGGGTGTATGTATGCCTACTGGAAATTATAGTACTGCGGAGAATACTTCTTCAGGAAGTAGCTCTACTTCACACGAACGATTATTCCCTCACAAGGGAGGTTGTGGGACTCATGATATGGAAAATTTAAGATATCCAAATCGGAGTAGCAACTCTATGTTGATTTCCGAAGGTGTAAAGAACAAGGGTAAAGCTCTGGTATCAGGATATTTACACTTGCGGGATGAGATTGAAAATGCTGCTATCATTTCCGTTAAGAAGCAACTGGGGAGGCTTTTCTGCGAAGATGGCCCTCCTCTCGGAATAGAGTTTCAGTCACTTCCTCCTGGTGCATTTGATTCTCCAGTTAGGAACCAAGTCAATGGTAACAAAATCTTTTGAAATTAACATCTTTATATTTGTTATGTTTGTTGATACTTTTTTAGGGATGACTACCTCGTGAGGGCCCTAGTTTTGGTGTTGACTACCTGGCTAGCAAGAGAGCTAAACTTATATTTATACATACATGTTTATTTATTAAATTTTCTCCTCCAGTGTTATCCTCCCAGTTCTTTAACAACTTTCTTGATCATGAAAATAGCTTAACAACATAAAGATGCAGTTATTAAGCTTGGATCATATGTATTATATATAAAAAGAATGTAGCTGTAATACTAGAAAGCATTGATTAATTGCCTGACCCACAATAAGGGCCTTGTGGTGTGACTGGTGTCCACATGTTATCATGATATGCTGGGGTAAATTTGAGGCTTTTCATCCTTGAAGGGTTTAATTAGATGCATTTTGCTAGGTAACATACACTCACCACCCATCATGGAGGAAGTCTCTGTCATTACATTTCACATTTCTGTGTACAGCTTTTGATCATCTATGTAGATTCATGTGATGTGACCCAtgttataattatttattaagaaagagaagaagttcTCTTTGACTACATTTTGCTCCTCCCTTGACAAGTTTTGATCATATATCAAGATTCCCATGCTATAAGTCAGAAGCTAAAGATGTCATTGTAGAATTATATACCCTCTGCTTGTTCGGTGTTTCAATGGTGTCTGTGAATTGCAAGCTAAAGACTTTGCGTATAATCATCATTCCTCTTGATTCCATATTGAATAGATCTCATGGTAATCAGCCTTGTTTTGCATAAATTTGGGCAGATACATACCAGATGGCTGATCCTGTCCGACAGAACTCTCATGGTATCTCTAAAGGCCGCAAGGAATCCCGTATTGAGACGGTAAGTGTACCTTTCTGCTTAAATCCTTGAAAACTTTGAAAGTCTAACAGGGGTGGCTGCTTTTGAAATTTCAAAGTGGTGCACTTAGATAAGTTAAGTGTTTCTGGCCATATATATGCTGAAGTTCAGCTAGGTAAATATATCTATAAATGGTGCTCCCGTATGCGATGCTGGAGAAATGTAGATAACATCCTAAGGTTTCTCTACTCAAAAGATAGAATAAGATTCTG encodes the following:
- the LOC113310444 gene encoding homeobox-DDT domain protein RLT1-like, with the translated sequence MEEGPCEVHHEEDNALPENKQKRKFKTPAQLEALENFYTEHTYPNEKMKADFAKKVGLSEKQVSGWFCHRRLKDKRLLKEASANGKQDLSSGVIQDRGSGLKQDSCSSNKQGSYRYFDLKEVESRRFDGPDYATPDRPYSKRGVCMPTGNYSTAENTSSGSSSTSHERLFPHKGGCGTHDMENLRYPNRSSNSMLISEGVKNKGKALVSGYLHLRDEIENAAIISVKKQLGRLFCEDGPPLGIEFQSLPPGAFDSPVRNQVNDTYQMADPVRQNSHGISKGRKESRIETRYPRNHHETYPQGSYPDGEHIKRTKSEYVRRQRTTYPSLGNSFFNSDRKHAPEGIPSMDMRESSEDEPPVIISKNNFRRSKYGVEGMVSNNNGNPRLRPSLSKFSSGEPSDLQLHKYDYPRARMLKRKEYLEPKPLNLVNQHKEAFDSVDGEENVHRDWRTKDYANHVRAKKSLKNDMKVGRRVRADFPSRAPGSNELLPCRNRTKEHIGDGQTSFYEDAAAETSSSMD